The genomic stretch GACTGGTTCGAGAACATCTACCTCTCCCAGGCCGGACCCGAGAAGTACGACGCCCTCGCCACCCACAAGCTGAAGTGGACCGACCCGAGCGTGGTCACGGCGCTCACCACCCTCGGCAAGCTGTTCAAGGACAAGCAGCTCATCGCGGGCGGCCAGAAGGAGGCCCTGAACACCGACTTCCCGGGCTCGGTGGAGAAGGTGTTCGGGCCCAAGCCCGAGGCCGGCATGGTCTACGAGGGCGACTTCGTGGCCGGGGTCGCGCACGACCAGTTCGGGAAGACCATCGGCAAGGACGCGAACTTCTTCCCGTTCCCGGCGGTCGACGGCGGCACGGCACCCGTGGTCAGCGGCGGTGACGCGGCGGTCGTCCTCAAGGACGGCAAGAACGCCGGGGCCGGCATGAAGCTCCTGGAGTACCTGGCCACCCCCGAGGCCGCGGCCGTCTGGGCCAAGGCGGGCGGCTTCCTGTCCCCGAACAAGAAGCTCGACCTCGCCTCCTACGCCGACGACGTCACCCGCGCCACCGCCAAGTCCCTGGTCGGCGCCGGGGATTCGGTCCGCTTCGACATGTCCGACCAGGCCCCGGCGGCCTTCGGCGGCACCAAGGGGGCGGGGGAGTGGAAGCTCCTCCAGGACTTCCTGCGCGACCCGTCGGACCCGAAGGGCACCGCGGCACAGCTGGAGTCCGCCGCGGCCAAGGCCTACCAGGGCTGAGCGACCATGACCGCCACCGCNNNNNNNNNNNNNNNNNNNNNNNNNNNNNNNNNNNNNNNNNNNNNNNNNNNNNNNNNNNNNNNNNNNNNNNNNNNNNNNNNNNNNNNNNNNNNNNNNNNNNNNNNNNNNNNNNNNNNNNNNNNNNNNNNNNNNNNNNNNNNNNNNNNNNNNNNNNNNNNNNNNNNNNNNNNNNNNNNNNNNNNNNNNNNNNNNNNNNNNNNNNNNNNNNNNNNNNNNNNNNNNNNNNNNNNNNNNNNNNNNNNNNNNNNNNNNNNNNNNNNNNNNNNNNNNNNNNNNNNNNNNNNNNNNNNNNNNNNNNNNNNNNNNNNNNNNNNNNNNNNNNNNNNNNNNNNNNNNNNNNNNNNNNNNNNNNNNNNNNNNNNNNNNNNNNNNNNNNNNNNNNNNNNNNNNNNNNNNNNNNNNNNNNNNNNNNNNNNNNNNNNNNNNNNNNNNNNNNNNNNNNNNNNNNNNNNNNNNNNNNNNNNNNNNNNNNNNNNNNNNNNNNNNNNNNNNNNNNNNNNNNNNNNNNNNNNNNNNNNNNNNNNNNNNNNNNNNNNNNNNNNNNNNNNNNNNNNNNNNNNNNNNNNNNNNNNNNNNNNNNNNNNNNNNNNNNNNNATAGCCCTGCTCTTCGTCTTCCCCGCGCTGCTCCTGCTCGGCGCGCTCGTCGTCTACCCGGTGCTGTTCTCCGTCGGCCGCAGCTTCTTCGACGCCTCCGGCACCCGGTTCGTGGGCGGCGACAACTACGCCGAGATGTTCCGCGACCCGGCGACCCTGAAGGCCATCCGCAACACCACCCTCTGGGTGGTCGTGGCCCCGGCCCTGCTCACCGGCCTCGGCCTGATCCTTGCGGTCCTGGTGGAGAAGGTCCGCTGGGCCACCGCCTTCAAGCTCCTGCTCTTCATGCCGATGGCGGTGTCCTTCCTCGCCGCCGGCATCATCTTCCGCCTCGCCTACGACCAGGACCCGGGCAAGGGCGTGCTGAACGCGGCCGTGGTCTCCGTCCACGACGCCTTCAAGGGCACGTCCACGTATCCGACGGCCCGCGGCCGCGAGGGCCTGCTGACCCAGGACCGGGACGGCTCGTACCGTACGACCGCCTCCGCCGGCCACTCGGTGACACTCCCGATGGTCGGCGTGCTGCCCGAGGACCTGCCCAAGAACGCCTCGCCCGCCTACCCGGCGGCCGGCCGCACCGCCGCGCCCGGCGAGCTGCGCGGTGTCGTCTACCTGGACTTCACCCCCGGCGGAGGCGGCAGACAGGGCAAGGTCGACCCGAAGGAGAGCGGGCTGCCCGGCATGAAGGTCGAGGCGGTGCGGGACGGCGGCACGGTTGCCAGCACGACGACCGCCGCCGACGGCTCCTTCACCTTCTCCGGGCTGCGCGCGGGCTCGTACACGGTGAAACTCCCGGAATCCAACTTCGCCCCGCCCTATCAGGGCGTCTCCTGGCTCGGACCCACGCTCGTCACCCCGGCGATCATCGGCGCGTACCTGTGGATCTGGACCGGCTTCGCCATGGTGCTGATCGGAGCGGGTCTGTCCACCCTGCCCCGGGACACGCTGGAGGCCGCGCGGATGGACGGTGCGAACGAGTGGCAGATCTTCCGCAAGATCACCGTGCCGCTGCTCGCACCCGTGCTCACCGTGGTCTTCGTGACCCTCGTGATCAATGTGATGAAGGTCTTCGACCTCGTCTACATCATCGCGCCCGGACCGGTGCAGGAGGACGCCACGGTGCTGGCCACACAGATGTGGCTGGTCTCCTTCGGCGGCGGCAACAACCAGGGCCTCGGCAGCGCCCTCGGAGTGCTGCTCCTGCTCCTGGTGATCCCCGCGATGGTGTTCAACGTCCGCCGCTTCCGACAGAGCCAACGATGAGGAGTCAGCGATGAGGAGTCAGCGATGAACGCGATCAGGCGGGGCCTGGGCAACGGCCTGGTGCAGGCCTTCCTGGTGGTGATCGGCCTGGTCTGGCTGACTCCGCTGGCGGGCCTGTTCCTCTCCTCCCTCCGCTCGGCCCAGGACACCGCGAAGGGCGGCTGGTGGACGGCCCTGGCCAGCCCCGGCCAGCTGTCCTTCGGCAACTACACGGCGCTGCTGAAGAACTCCGGGATGACCCAGGCCTTCTGGAACACGGTCCTGATCTCGGTACCGGCGACGACACTCGTCGTGGTCATCGCCGCCCTCGCCGGATACGCCTTCGCCTGGCTGGACTTCCCGCTCCGTGAGCCCCTCTTCCTGCTGGTGGTGGCCCTGTTGGTGGTGCCGGTGCAGATCGGACTGCTGCCCGTGGCCAAACTCTTCGGCGCACTGGGCCTGTTCGGCACGATCCCCGGCGTCGTCCTCTTCCATGTGGCCTACGGCCTCCCCTTCGCCGTCTTCCTCCTGCGCAACTACTTCGCGGAGATGCCGAAGGAGATGCTGGAGGCGGCGCGGATGGACGGCGGCAGCGAGTGGCGCATCTTCACCCGGCTGGTCCTGCCGGTGGGGCGTCCGGCGATCGCCTCGCTCGCGATCTTCCAGTTCCTGTGGGTCTGGAACGACATGCTCGTCGCCCTGCTCTTCGCCGACAGCTCCTCCCAGCCGCTCACCGTGGAACTCCAGTCCCAGATCCGGCAGTTCGGCAGCAACATCGACGTGCTGGCACCGGGCGCGTTCCTGTCACTGATCGTGCCGGTGGTGGTGTTCTTCGCGTTCCAGCGGCACTTCGTGCAGGGCGTGATGGCGGGGTCCGTGAAGTGAGGGACGGCGGGGACCGAAGTCCCCGCCGTCCCTGTCCGTAAAGCCGTCCGCTATCCGTAAAAGAGCGTCACGGCGACGCCGGCGGATACAGCGAGCGCGGCAGCTGCGAGGCCGCCGCCGAGTCCAGGAGCCACAGTGTGCGGGAGCGGCCGTACGCCCCCGCCGCCGGCGCCTGGATCTCACCCGCGCCGGACAGGGCGATGGCCGCGGCCTCCGCCTTGTCCCGGCCGGCCGCGAGCAGCCACACCTCGCGAGCCGAGCGGATCGCCGGCAGGGTCAGGGTGATCCGGGTCGGCGGCGGCTTGGGCGCGCCGTGCACGCCGACCACCGTGCGCTCGGTCTCCCGTACGGCCGGCAACTCCGGGAAGAGCGAGGCCACATGGGTGTCCGGGCCGACGCCCAGCATGAGCACGTCGAAGGTGGGCACCGAGCCGTGGTTCTCCGGCCCGGCAGCCTTCGCCAGCTCCGCCGCGTACGCCTCCGCGGCCGCCTCGACGTCCGTACCGTACGGGCCGTCGGAGGCGGGCATGGCGTGCACGCGCTCCGGGTCCAGCGGTACGGAGTCCAGCAGGGCCGCGCGGGCCTGTGTGACATTGCGCTCGGGGTCGCCCTCCGGCAGATAGCGCTCGTCGCCCCACCACAGGTCGAGCCGGGTCCAGTCGATGGCGTCCCGGGCCGGTGCCGCCGCCAGCGCGGCCAGCAGGCCGTTGCCGTTGCGGCCGCCCGTGAGGACCACGGACGCATGGCCACGGGAGGCCTGCGCGTCCACGATCTTCGTGATCAGGCGGGCCGCGGCGGCCTGCGCCATCAGGTCCTTGTCGCGGTGGACGACCAGCTGGGGAGTGCTCACTTCGCCGTCGCCTTCCTCGCCGGTGCCTTCTTGGCGGTCTTGGCCGCGGCCTTCTTGGCGGGCGCGGGCTCAGAAGCCGGCTCGGCCGCCTCCTGAGAAGCCGCCTCCTGAGAAGCCGCCTCCTGAGAAGCCGCCTTCTCCGGTGCCGTGTTCAGCCGCTCCACGCCATAGCGCAGCGCCGACGCGTAGGTGTCGTCCGGGTCGAGCCGGCGCAGCTCCTCCGCGATCAGCTCGGCGGTCTCCCGCCGCTTCAGCGCCACCGCCCGGGCCGGCTGGCCCTCGATGGACAGCGTGGCCAGCGAACCGTCCGCGCGGTCCAGCACGATCGGGCCGCAGGTCGTCTCCATACGGACGGCCGTCAGCCCCGGGCCGGACGACAGGGAGCGCCTGACGGGGACGTCCAGCCGGTCCGCGAGCCACATCGCCAGCAGCTCACAGCTGGGGTTGAACTCCTCGCCCTCCACCTCGACGCCCCGCACCGTGCAGGTGACCTGGTCCAGGGCCGCCGCGAGCATCGAACGCCACGGCGTGATCCGGGTCCAGGACAGGTCGGTGTCACCGGGCGTGTAGGCATCGGCTCGGGCGGACAGCTCCCGCACCGGCTGCTCGGCGGCGTAGGTGTCGGTGACCCGGCGCTGGGCCAGCCTGCCCAGCGGGTCCTTCGCCGGGTCCAGCGGGGCGTTCACCGGCCACCACACGACCACCGGCGCGTCCGGCAGCAGCAGCGGCAGCACGACCGAGTCGGCGTGCTCGACGACCTCGCCGTACAGCCGCAGCACGACCGTCTCGCCGGTGCCCGCGTCCGCGCCCACCCGCACCTCGGCGTCCAGCCGGGACGTCGTACGGTCGCGCGGGGAGCGGGAGACCCGCTTGATGACCACCAGCGTGCGCGAAGGGTGCTCGCGTGACGCGTCGTTGGCGGCCCGCAGCGCGTCATAGGCGTTCTCCTCGTCGGTGACGATGACGAGGGTGAGGACCATGCCCACGGCGGGGGTGCCGATGGCGCGGCGGCCCTGCACGAGCGCCTTGTTGATGTCGCCTGCGGTGGTGTCGGTCAGGTCGATCTTCATGGCCGGCGCCAGCTCCGTCCGTCTCGTGCGAGCATCTCGTCCGCCTCGGCGGGGCCCCAGGTGCCCGACGGGTACTGCGCGGGCCTGCCGTGCTTGTCCCAGTGCTCCTCGATCGGGTCGAGGATCTTCCAGGACAGCTCGACCTCCTCCGTGCGCGGGAAGAGGTTGGCGTCGCCGAGCAGCACGTCCAGGATTAGGCGCTCGTACGCCTCCGGGCTGGACTCCGTGAAGGACTCGCCGTAGGCGAAGTCCATGGAGACGTCCCGGATCTCCATCGAGGTGCCCGGCACCTTGGAGCCGAAGCGGACCGTGATGCCCTCGTCGGGCTGGACGCGGATGACGATCGCGTTCTGGCCCAGCTCCTCGGTCGCCGTGTGGTCGAACGGGGAGTGCGGGGCCCGCTGGAAGACGACCGCGATCTCCGTCACGCGCCGGCCGAGGCGCTTGCCGGTGCGCAGGTAGAAGGGGACACCCGCCCAGCGGCGGTTGTCGATCCCCAGCTTGATCGCGGCGTAGGTGTCGGTCTTCGACTTCGGGTCGATGCCCTCCTCTTCGAGGTAACCGATGACCTTCTCACCGCCCTGCCAGCCGCTCGCGTACTGACCGCGCACGGTGCTGCTGCCCAGGTCCTTCGGCAGCCGTACGGCACCGAGCACCTTCTCCTTCTCCGCGGCCAGCGCGTCCGCGCCGAAGGAGGCGGGCTCCTCCATGGCCGTGAGGGCCATGAGCTGGAGCAGGTGGTTCTGGATGACGTCACGGGCGGCGCCGATGCCGTCGTAGTAGCCGGCGCGGCCGCCGATGCCGATGTCCTCGGCCATGGTGATCTGCACATGGTCCACGAAGGACCGGTTCCAGATCGGCTCGAACATGGTGTTGGCGAAGCGCAGCGCCAGGATGTTCTGGACGGTCTCCTTGCCGAGGTAGTGGTCGATGCGGAACACCTGGTCCGGCTCGAACACCTCGTGCACGACCTTGTTCAGCTCCTCGGCCGACTTCAGGTCGTGGCCGAACGGCTTCTCGATGACCGCGCGCCGCCAGGAACCGCCGGTCTGGTCGGCCAGCCCGTGCTTCTTCAGCTGCTGGATGACCACCGGGAAGGAGCGCGGCGGCACCGACAGGTAGAAGGCGAAGTTGCCGCCCGTGCCCTGCGCCTTGTCCAGCTCCTCGATGGTGGCGCGCAGCCGCTCGAAGGCATCGTCGTCGTCGAAGGTGCCCTGCACGAAGCGCATCCCCTGGATGAGCTGCTGCCAGACCTCCTCCCGGAACGGCGTACGGGCGTGCGCCTTGACTGCGTCGTGGACCTCGGCGGCGAAGTCCTCGTTCTCCCACTCGCGGCGGGCGAAGCCCACCAGCGAGAAGCCCGGCGGCAGCAGACCCCGGTTGGCGAGGTCGTACACCGCGGGCATCAGCTTCTTGCGGGACAGGTCGCCCGTGACACCGAAGATGACCAGACCCGACGGCCCCGCGATACGCGGGAGCCGTCGGTCGGCCGGGTCACGAAGCGGGTTCGCTCCGGAAGCGGGAAACCCGGCAAGAGGGGTCAAGTCAGCCCTCCGAAGGGGCGAGGCGCTCGAGCACCGCCTGGGTGGACTTCAGCAGGTCGTTCCAGGACGCCTCGAACTTCTCGACGCCCTCGTCCTCCAGTACCTGCACCACGTCGTCGTACGAGATGCCGAGCTTCTCGATCGCGTCGATTTCGGCGCGCGCCTGCCCGTAGGTGCCGGCGATGGTGTCGCCGGTGATCACGCCGTGGTCGTCGGTGGCCTCCAGCGTGGCCTCCGGCATGGTGTTGACCGTGTTCGGCGCGACCAGCTCGGTGACGTACAGCGTGTCCGGGTACGCCGGGTCCTTCACACCGGTCGACGCCCACAGCGGACGCTGCTTGTTGGCGCCCGCGTTCTCCAGCGCGTTCCAGCGCTCCGAGGAGAAGACCTCCTCGTACGCCTGGTAGGCGAGGCGCGCGTTGGCGACGGCGGCCTTGCCGCGCAGCGCCTTGGCCTCGTCGGTGCCGAGGGCGTTCAGGCGCTTGTCGATCTCGGTGTCCACGCGGGACACGAAGAAGGACGCCACGGAACGGATGAGCGACAGGTCCAGGCCGCGCTCCTTCGCCTTCTCCAGGCCGGCCAGGTAGGCGGCCATGACCTCGCGGTAGCGCTCCAGGGAGAAGATCAGCGTGACGTTGACGCTGATACCGAGGCCGATGACCTCGGTGATCGCCGGCAGACCCGCCTTGGTGGCCGGGATCTTGATCAGCGTGTTGGGCCGGTCGACCAGCCAGGCCAGCTGCTTGGCCTCGGCGACGGTGGCCGTCGTGTTGTGCGCGAGACGCGGGTCCACCTCGATGGAGACCCGGCCGTCCTGACCGCCGGTGGCGTCGAAGACGGGGCGCAGGATGTCGGCGGCGTCGCGGACGTCCGCCGTGGTGATCATGCGGATGGCCTCTTCGACGGTGACCTTGCGGGCGGCGAGGTCCGTGACCTGCTGCTGGTAGCCGTCACCGCCGCTGATCGCCTTCTGGAAGATCGTCGGGTTGGTGGTGACGCCCACGACGTGCTGCTGGTCGATCAGCTCGGCGAGGTTGCCGGACGTGATCCGCTTGCGCGACAGGTCGTCCAGCCAGATCGCGACGCCTTCTTCGGAGAGGCGCTTGAGTGCGTCTGTCATGGAATTACATCTCCTACGTGTCGTATATGAGCGTCAGCGCTGGGCGGCGGCGATGGATTCCCGGGCCTTGGCAGCCACATTCTCGGCAGTGAAGCCGAACTCGCGGAAGAGCACCTTGCCGTCGGCGGAAGCACCGAAGTGCTCCAGGGAAACGATGCGGCCGGCGTCCCCGACGTAGCGGTGCCAGGTCAGCCCGATGCCCGCCTCCACGGCCACGCGGGCCTTGACGGACGGCGGGAGCACGGAGTCCCGGTACCCCTGGTCCTGCTCCTCGAACCACTCGACGGACGGCATCGACACGACACGCGTGGGAACGCCCTCGGCCTGCAGCCGCTCACGCGCCTCGACGGCCACGTGCACCTCGGAACCGGTGGCGATCAGGATCACCTGCGGCTGGCCGCCCTCGGCCTCGAACAGCACGTAACCACCGCGCGCGGCATCCTCGTTGGGCTCGTACGTCGGCACGCCCTGGCGGGTGAGCGCGAGGCCGTGCGGCTGGCCCTTGCCGAACTCCTTGGTGTAGCGCTTGAGGATCTCGCGCCAGGCGATGGCGGTCTCGTTGGCGTCCGCCGGGCGGACCACGTTCAGACCGGGGATCGCGCGCAGCGAGGCCAGGTGCTCGACCGGCTGGTGCGTCGGGCCGTCCTCACCGAGACCGATGGAGTCGTGCGTCCACACGTACGTCACCGGCAGGTGCATCAGGGCCGACAGCCGCACCGCGTTGCGCATGTAGTCGGAGAAGACGAGGAACGTACCGCCGTAGACACGGGTGTTGCCGTGCAGCGTGATGCCGTTCATCTCCGCGCCCATGGAATGCTCGCGGATGCCGAAGTGGATCGTACGGCCGTACGGCTTGGCCTCGGGCAGCGGGTTGCCCTCGGGCAGGAACGAGCTGTCCTTGTCGATGGTCGTGTTGTTCGAGCCGGCGAGGTCGGCGGAGCCGCCCCACAGCTCGGGGACCACCGCGCCGAGCGCCTGCAGCACCTTGCCGGAGGCGGCACGCGTGGCGATGCCCTTGCCCGGCTCGAAGACCGGGATCTTCTCCTCCCAGCCGGTGGGCAGCTCACCCTTGCTGATGCGGTCGAACTCGGCGCCGCGCTCCGGGTTGTCGTCCCGCCACAGCTGCAGGGACTTCTCCCACTCGGCCTTCGCCTGCGCGCCGCGCTCCAGGGCCCTGCGGGTGTGGGTGATGACCTCGTCCTCGACGGCGAAGTGCTGCTCGGGGTCGAAGCCGAGGACGCGCTTGGTGGCCGCGACCTCCTCCTCGCCCAGCGCCGAGCCGTGCGCGGCCTCGGTGTTCTGGGCGTTCGGGGCCGGCCAGGCGATGATCGAGCGCATCGCGATGAAGGACGGCTTGTCCGTGACCTTCTTGGCCTCCTGGATCGCGGCGAAGATCGCCTGCGGGTCCAGGTCGCCGTCGTCCTGGGCCTCGACGCGCTGCACATGCCAGCCGTAGGCCTCGTAGCGCTTGACGGTGTCCTCGGAGACGGCCGTCTCGGTGTCGCCCTCGATCGAGATGTGGTTGTCGTCCCACAGCAGGATCAGGTTGCCGAGCTTCTGGTGGCCGGCGAGCGAGGAGGCCTCGGCGGAGATGCCCTCCTGGAGGCAGCCGTCACCAGCGATGCAGTAGATGAAGTGGTCGAAGGGGGACTCGCCCTGCGGCGCGTCCGGGTCGAACAGGCCGCGCTCGTAGCGGGCGGCCATCGCCATGCCCACCGCGTTGGCGACACCCTGGCCGAGCGGACCGGTGGTGGTCTCCACGCCCTTGGTGTGCCCGTACTCCGGGTGGCCCGGGGTCTTCGAACCCCAGGTGCGGAAGGACTCCAGGTCCTCCAGCTCCAGGCCGAAGCCGGCCAGGTAGAGCTGGGTGTAGAGGGTCAGGGACGAGTGGCCGGCGGACAGCACGAAACGGTCGCGCCCCACCCACTCCGGGTCGGCCGGGTCGTGCCGCATCACCTTCTGGAAGAGGGTGTAGGCGGCCGGCGCCAGGCTCATCGCCGTACCGGGATGGCCGTTGCCGACCTTCTGTACGGCGTCGGCGGCCAGGACACGGGCGGTGTCCACGGCCCGCTGGTCCAGGTCGGTCCACTCAAGGTCTGTGGTGGTCGGCTTGGTGCTCACCCTGGGTCAGGGCTCCTCTCCACATGTCGGTCGCCGGTCTCGGGGCATGCGCCCACCCGGCCGCCGGCGTGCTTCTGCCCGCCGGCCGCTGCCGAGCCTACCCCCGTAAGCACGTGCGTTTTTTCGACTCATTCCAGACTGCCGGGAGTCTGTGCGATCCGCCTGCCGACTGGCCGACACGGCATTCGGCACATGAATACGGACCCTGTCATCTGAGCGCTCAATCGAGAGGTATGACCTCTCTTATGGGACGTGTGCCAACACGACCCCACCCCCGCGAAGGCCGCGGTATGGGCAACGTCTAAAGTGGCGTGGTACGCGCGAGCCTTTACCGGGACTTCACACGGGGAGGCTTGCTGGGATGTCTCTGTCAGGGGTGTGCGTGACGGCCGTCGAATCCCGTCCTGGGGGCACCTCCCAGGCCCTTAAGGCACTGGGGGAGGGCGTGCTGGGTGGTGCGAGCCAGAGCCCGGTTCACCGGCCGTTCGGGGCCCGTGTCAAGGCGTTCGTGGCGCTGACCAAGCCACGGATCATCGAGCTGCTGCTCATCACCACCGTTCCGGTGATGTTCCTCGCACAGCAGGGTGTGCCCGACCTGAAGCTGGTCCTGCTGACCTGCGTCGGCGGCTACCTCTCGGCGGGCGGCGCCAACGCGCTGAACATGTACATCGACCGGGACATCGACGCCCTGATGGACCGCACCGCGCAGCGGCCGCTGGTGACCGGCATGGTCAGCCCGCGCGAGTGCCTGGCCTTCGGCATCACCCTCGCGGTCGTCTCGACGCTGCTCTTCGGCCTCACCGTCAACTGGCTGAGCGCCTGGCTCTCACTCGGCGCACTCCTCTTCTATGTGGTCGTCTACACGATGATCCTCAAGCGGCGTACGTCGCAGAACATCGTGTGGGGCGGCATCGCGGGATGCATGCCCGTGCTCATCGGCTGGTCGGCCGTGACGGACTCGCTTTCCTGGGCGCCGGTCATCCTCTTCATGGTGATCTTCTTCTGGACCCCGCCGCACTACTGGCCGCTGTCCATGAAGGTCAAGGAGGACTACGCGCGCGTGGGCGTGCCGATGCTGCCGGTCATCGCTTCCAACAAGGTCGTCGCCCAGCAGATCGTCATCTACAGCTGGGTGATGGTCGCCGTCTCCCTGCTCCTCACCCCGCTCGGCTACACCGGCTGGTTCTACACGGCCGTCGCGCTGGCCGCCGGCGGATGGTGGCTGTGGGAGGCGCACTCGCTGCAGAACCGGGCCAAGGCCGAGGTCACCGGCGCGAAGCTGAAGGAGATGCGGCTGTTCCACTGGTCGATCACCTACGTCTCGCTGCTGTTCGTGGCGATCGCGGTGGACCCGTTCCTGCGCTGACGTATGTCACAGGAACCCGCTCTCGCCAGCCGATCTACTCGTGAGTAGCATCCTGGTCATGGCAGACACGCAGCAGGTTGACGCGAGGGCCGAGCGCAAGGTGGCCAAGCTCGCCCGGGAGATCAGCGCCTTCGCCAAGGCGCACGGCGGCGCCGAGGGCCAGGTCGCCCACATCGGCGAGCGCGGCGCCCGCATCGTCCTCGTCGGCGAGGACGGCGGCTGGGGCGACCTGGTGGCTCCCAGCACCGAGATCGCCGAGAAGGCGGTGGAGAAGTCCGGCATCACCGTCCACGAGTCCTTCGACGGCGAGTTCGCGGCGAAGGTGAAGACGGGGCCGTACGAGTGGAAGCGGATGGCCGGCATTCAGATCGGTGGCTGAGCAGCGGGGCTGAAGGGGGCGCGGGGCTGTATCGATATGCGGCTCCGCCGGGACGGGGGTCCCCCCGGGTTCGAGCGAAGCCGAGAATTCGGGGGAGCGATCAACCACAACGGACCGACAGCCGCCGAACTACGAGCAGTCCCGAGCTCATCCGCGACCTCTCACCCGGTTCACCCGTTAGGCCGTGCATGCCAGCGCACGCGGGGAGCCTCGGATGATCGAAACGCCGTCCCTCGTGGACCAGTACTGCCACGGCGTACTGCGGACTGAACTGGGCCTCGGCACCTTCGAGGCCCAACTCGCTCACACCGAGGGCCCACCGGCCCCCGGCACCACGCTCTTCGACACCCAGACGGGATTCGCCGTACGGCGCTGGTGTCCGCCCCTGCTCGGCCTGGAACCGCACTGCGCGCCCGCCCGCTATCTGGCCCGGCGCCGCGAACTGGGCGTCCTGGAAGCGGGCCGCAGGCTGCTGCGCGGCAGCGGCATCACCACGTATCTCGTCGACACCGGCCTGCCCGGCGACCTCACCGGCCCCACGGAGATGGCCTGCGACGGAGCCGCCGAGGCCCGCGAGATCGTCCGGCTCGAACTGCTCGCGGAGCAGG from Streptomyces roseochromogenus subsp. oscitans DS 12.976 encodes the following:
- the tkt gene encoding transketolase; this translates as MSTKPTTTDLEWTDLDQRAVDTARVLAADAVQKVGNGHPGTAMSLAPAAYTLFQKVMRHDPADPEWVGRDRFVLSAGHSSLTLYTQLYLAGFGLELEDLESFRTWGSKTPGHPEYGHTKGVETTTGPLGQGVANAVGMAMAARYERGLFDPDAPQGESPFDHFIYCIAGDGCLQEGISAEASSLAGHQKLGNLILLWDDNHISIEGDTETAVSEDTVKRYEAYGWHVQRVEAQDDGDLDPQAIFAAIQEAKKVTDKPSFIAMRSIIAWPAPNAQNTEAAHGSALGEEEVAATKRVLGFDPEQHFAVEDEVITHTRRALERGAQAKAEWEKSLQLWRDDNPERGAEFDRISKGELPTGWEEKIPVFEPGKGIATRAASGKVLQALGAVVPELWGGSADLAGSNNTTIDKDSSFLPEGNPLPEAKPYGRTIHFGIREHSMGAEMNGITLHGNTRVYGGTFLVFSDYMRNAVRLSALMHLPVTYVWTHDSIGLGEDGPTHQPVEHLASLRAIPGLNVVRPADANETAIAWREILKRYTKEFGKGQPHGLALTRQGVPTYEPNEDAARGGYVLFEAEGGQPQVILIATGSEVHVAVEARERLQAEGVPTRVVSMPSVEWFEEQDQGYRDSVLPPSVKARVAVEAGIGLTWHRYVGDAGRIVSLEHFGASADGKVLFREFGFTAENVAAKARESIAAAQR
- a CDS encoding heme o synthase, whose translation is MSLSGVCVTAVESRPGGTSQALKALGEGVLGGASQSPVHRPFGARVKAFVALTKPRIIELLLITTVPVMFLAQQGVPDLKLVLLTCVGGYLSAGGANALNMYIDRDIDALMDRTAQRPLVTGMVSPRECLAFGITLAVVSTLLFGLTVNWLSAWLSLGALLFYVVVYTMILKRRTSQNIVWGGIAGCMPVLIGWSAVTDSLSWAPVILFMVIFFWTPPHYWPLSMKVKEDYARVGVPMLPVIASNKVVAQQIVIYSWVMVAVSLLLTPLGYTGWFYTAVALAAGGWWLWEAHSLQNRAKAEVTGAKLKEMRLFHWSITYVSLLFVAIAVDPFLR